AAAAGTGGTATTTCAGACGAAAGGTTGGCCTTAACAAACTCCTTGATCTCCTGGCTTAGCCGGTTGGAGGGAGTGTAGCCCTGTTCCACGGTAACGAAGGCCTTGATATAAGGCTGGATGGGCCTGGATATCATGGAAATAACAGCCGCTTCACTGACAGCAGGATGATGGCAAAGAACCTGCTCGACCTCGAACGGACCAACCAGCTTGTCTCCAACCTTTACCAGATCATCATTACGGCCCTGGTGAAAAAAATAGCCATCCTCGTCTCTTACGGCCAGATCCCCGGTGAGAAACCAACCTTTGAATCGGAGGTATTTGTTAAACCTCTTTTCATTGCGCCAGATACCGGTCATCATCGCAGGCCAGTCCAATTTAAAGGCCAGCTCGCCCATGGTTAAGATGGGCAATGGTTCCCCATCGTCAGAAACGATCACCGCCTCAACCCCTGGCACGGGTCTGCCCATAGAACCCGGTTTACATTCAAGGGAGGGGAAATTGGCCAGACAGATCATCCCTGTCTCAGCCATCCACCAGTTTTCATGGGGAGAAAGCTTGAGGTTCTTTTTAACCCAGAAGAAATATTCCGGAGCCAGGGACCTGCCTCCAGTGGCAATATGACGCAGCGCGGACAGGTCGTAACGATCGGGCAGGTCTTCGCCGGCTTCCACGAGGCCCTTAATGCGCTGCGGAGTGGTATACCAGACCGATACATGATGACGCTCCAGGGTCCGGTACCAGGTGGAAGCTGAAAACGGATCACCTTGAACCACTGAAGTGACACCGCACAGCCAGGGACAAAATACACTATAGACTGTTCCTGTCACCCAGGCAGGATCGCCGTCAGTCCACAACACACTGTCCTCTGTCAGGTCAAGCACATCCCGGCCTGTCACCATGTGCCCCACCATGTCGCGATGGGCATGGACCATAGCATTGGGCGGTCCGGCCGCCCCGGATGTATAGATAAGATAGAGCGGTGCATCGGCCGGGAGCCATCTGGGAGGACACTCATTTTCAAAACGTTGAAGGTGGTCTTTCAGGATGATCTCCTGAGGGAAGTGGCCAAGGGCTGGACCTTCGGTTAAATAAACATATTCCACACCCTCCATGGCATCGTCTGGCAACCTTTCAGCCAGATCAGGATGCGTGAGAATCGCCCGCGGCTCTGCGTTTCTTAAACGAACTTCCAGTTCGGCATAGTTAAAAGTTGAATAAAGAGGAGAAAAAATCACTCCCAAACGGGCGCAGGCCAGCATGGCTATATATATCTCCGCACACATGGGCAGGAAAATGAAAAACCGATCTCCTGCCTCAAGGCCATGTTCGATCATCAAATTGGCCAGTTGACTGGATTTTTCCTTAAGGTCTTGATAGGTGAAATACTGAACCTGCCCGGCGTTCTCAAAGATCAGCGCATTCCGGTCCCGTTTGTCAGGGTCCTCGGTCCACCTGTCAATGGCCTCGTATACGATGTTGATCTTCCCGGTCTTGTGCCAAGAAAAATACTTCTCTTCCTCCTTCCAGGAAAAAGTCCGATAAGCCAGCTCATAATTTTTAAGGTTCGCATCGGGATTTTGGGCTGCTATTCTGGCCTTCATAACATTCTCCGATTCTTACTGGTTTCCTGCCTTATGCTCCTATCTGCCCACACCCCGTACTCGGCGTGAATCCGGGCGGCCTTGGTCACGAGCTCTTCTCCCTGGGGTGTGAATGGATGCGGGAGTTCAGCCCTGGGTTCTTCGGCGATCAAAGCCCTCAGAACTTCCCGAACCGAACCGGCCAAGGCCTTCAGGTCGTAGCCGCCTTCAAGGGCCAAGAGAATGGGAGGATCCCCCACCTCAGCCGCTAAATCCATGATCAATTGAGTTAGCCAACCGTATCCCTGCTCGGTAAAGTCGGTTCGGCCGAGAGGGTCATCGCGGTGGCCGTCAAAACCCGCGGCAACGAGGATGATCTGAGGTCGGTAATTCCTGATAATAGGACCGAGAATATCCCGGTAACAGTGAAGGATGTCCTCATCTCCCAGGTTTTTAAACAGGGGGACATTAACCGTGTATCCAAGTCCCGGCCCCTGGCCAGCATCTTCCCAAGCGCCGGTCTGAGGAAAAGTGAAAACATAGTGTGAGGAAAAATAAAAAATTTCTTTCTGATTGTAAAACAGGCGCTGCAAGGCGTTACCATGATGAATGTCCCAATCCACGATCAGAATGCGGTCCAATCCATAAACGCAAAGGGCTTGGAGGGCCGTGACTCCCAGGTTGTTGAAAATGCAAAAACCGCTGGCCCGGTCTGGCAGAGCGTGATGTCCTGGAGGCCGGATCAAGGCAAAAGCCGCCTCGCACCGGCCAGACATAAGGGCATCCAGGGCCTGAAGGCAGCCACCTACAGCCAGAAAGGCGGCCATATATGTCTTGGGGCTGGCCGGCGTGTCGGGCGACAGGTGGGTGAACTCATACTCGGCAGTCTTGAGGATTTTTTCAATATAAATTGGAGTATGAACCAGTTCCAGCACGTCCATAGCCGCTGGCTCGGGCTTGATATTGGTCAATGTACCCGAAAAATTCGTGTCCAGCATCTGATGGATAGCCTTTAAACGGTTGGGGTGTTCAAGGCTTACCAAGCCGGTCTTATGTTCTAAAAAACGATCATCTCTGATGGTACAAACTCTAGACGCCATACTTCCAATCACAACCTCAAAATCATAGTGCGCTCCCAGCTCCCGCTTCCATGAAACTGGAAGTTGAACTTCTTATATAAACCAATCGCCCTCAGATTATAGCTTTCCACGGTCAGCCACACGAGTTCAAGTCCAAGCTCGATAGCCTTATCCCGTCCCGCCTGAGTGAGTTCCGTGCCTAGACCCCGGTTTCTAAAAGGCTCACTGACAAAGATCATAAACTCAGCGTCTTTCTTTTTTAAATCCGGCAGAAGGGCAGCATGACCGACCACCTCGTTGTCCTTCCAGATTAAAAAGTTCACCCCGTTCTCAAGAAGGCCGTGCACCCACTCTCGGCGGATCTGGCTGTTTTCCGGAGGCAAACCCTGAAGCGCCCTCTTCGGTTCAAACAGGTCGTACATCTTTAAAAGATATTGAAAATCGCTCTTATCACAGAGCCCAACCTCAAAGATGCTGCCCGTTTTGTCCAGAAATTTCGTTCGAAGGCAAACTGTGTCCATAAACAACTCTGGTAAAAAGATAGAATTACACGCCTGAACCTAAGACCTCTTTAACACTCCCTAACAAATTACAATGAACGGCCGATCTCTTATTAATAATGATGCTACCTTCTTTCCGGTCAACCGCGATCTTTAATCAAATCCTCTATGGCCGCCGGATCGGCCAGGGTCGAAATGTCATCCAGTTGATCAAACTGCCCCAGTGCGATCTTGTGGAGTAAGCGATGCAGGATTTTGCCGCTCAGAGTCTTGGGTAGTGAGGATGCAAATTTAACCATGTGAATTGTGGCAATCGGCCCAATCTTCAAACGAACCAGATCAACTAACTCCTGCTTCAGTTCATCAGACCTGGTCGCGCCGGTGTTAAGTGTAACAAAGGCCCAAATACACTGCCCTCGATCCGGGTCTGGCACTCCCACCACCGCCGCCTCAGCAACCTGATCGTGCTGGACCAGAGCGGATTCAAATTCAGCCGTGCCCAGGCGGTGGTTGGAAACGGTAATGACATCATCAAAGCGGCCCAAGATCCAGTAATACCCATCCTCATCCACCCTGGCTTCATCGCCGGTGAAAAACAGGTTTGGAACGATGGAAAAGTAAGTTTCCTTGAACTGGTAATGGTTGTTATAGACCGTGCGGGCCATACCGGGCCACGGCCTTTTAATGAAAAGCGCTCCTTCCTGATCAGGATACTGAATCTCTGCGCCGGTATTCAGATCAAGAATAACCGGTTCAACCCCAAAGAAAGGCAAGGCGCATGAACCGGGTTTCAGGGGTGTCACTCCGGGTAAGGGTGTAATCATGTGGCCGCCCGTTTCGGTCTGCCACCACGTATCCATGATAGGCGCCCAATCCCGGCCGATATGATGGTAATACCACTTCCATGCCTCCGGCGTTATGGGTTCACCCACTGTACCCAGAAGTTTGAGAGAGGTGATGTCATGTCTTTCAACATACTCGCCGCTCTCCTTAGCTAAAGAGCGTATAACATCAGGAGTAGTATAAAGCTTTTCCACCTTATACTTTTCCACGATCTGCCAGCAGCGATCAAAATTCGGGTAGAGAGGCACACCCTCGAATAGCACGCTGGTCAGGCCATTAAGCAGGGGCCCATAGACGGAGTATGTGTGACCGGTGATCCAGTCAATATTTGCCATGCACCAAAAGATTTCGTTCTCTTTCAGGTCAAAGACCAGCCTGGTGGTCATGGCGGCGTAAAGCAGATAGCCGCCGTGGGTGTGGACCATTCCTTTGGGCTTGCCTGTGCTCCCACTTGTGTGAAGAATAAATAAAGGGTCTTCTGCGTCCATAGGTTCAGGCGGAATAAAATCAGGCAGGTTCGCATCGGCCACGGCTTCCTGCCACCAGACTTCATGGGCTGATTCAAGGCCATGGTTCAACCCACGGCGACCATAAACGATAACGGTTTCCACTTCAGGAGACCGCTTCATAGCCTCATCAACGACAGTCTTAAGCGGAATCCACTTGCCGCCACGATACCCTCCATCGGCCGTCAGAACCACTTTGGCTCCGCAATCTTTTATACGGCTGGCCAGGGTTTCGGCACTGAGTCCAACAAAGACCGCGCAATGGATTGCGCCGATACGGCTGCAGGCCAGCAAGCTCACAGGCAGCTCCACAATCATGGGAAGGTAAATGACGACGCGGTCGCCCTTTTGAACTCCTCTGGACTTCAGCACCGCCGCCAGTTTGTTCACCTGCTGATAAAGATCCTGATAGGTAACGACGCCGGATTCCTCAGGATCATCTCCCTCCCAGTAATAGGCAACCCTGTCCCGCAGGCGAGGGAGATGCCGGTCGAGACAATTATAGCTAGCGTTGAGGACTCCGCCGCCAAACCATTCAAACCGGGCTTCCTCGAAATCGGCTTTCAGAACAAAATCCCACGGCTTATCCCAGGTCAGATATTTCTCAGCCTGTTCCGCCCAAAACGCCTCAGGTTCTTGCAGAGACTTCCGGTAAAGAATATCGTATTCCTTAAGGCTTTTAATGTGGGCGAACTCCTGAAACTCTTCTAAATGAGCGTCATACCACTTTAAAGTGTCTTTCATGCCTCAATTTCCCGTACTCGATTTCTGCTAAATAGAAGCGAAATCCTGTTATTGCTTGACATCCAAGTAAAAGAATACCCTCATCCTCTTATGCCTGCAAGCAGAATCATTTTAAGTTTCTGAAGGTTGAAACGAGGGAAGGGCTCTGAATTCGTGAAAAAATTGAAGGAACTATGGGCGCGTTCATAGATTTCACGCACCGATCGGTTGTGGACTAGCCGGCGTCCGGATCGCCTGGAAGTGAAGAACATTTAATGGCTCATGTAAAAAAAAATTCAAGCTGTTAGCCTTTTATGAGAGGGGGTGACAAGAGCAATCCCGAACGGTTACGTATGTTACATTATCAGTGCATCTAAGTTATTAACAACTTTGATGCGATGAAGGCCGCCTTCATCTTTATGGGAGGTTATCTAAGAAACATCAGATGCAATGATAAGTTAGGGAATCCTTAAAGTTGGTATTTAGAGATAGCATAACCCAGTTGGTCTTCAATAATCCAGAGGAAATATTGCAGTATGACTGCTGCTGAAAATCTATCCTATCCAAGCGAGTTGGATTTCATATTCTCGGCGAAGCCTTGACATGAGCTGTATTGAGTTATTTTTTCTGCTTGCTTTTTTCAACTAAATCTAAATAATCCCTGTAGCTGATGATGACCGAAACGGGTTTGCCATGACGGTCCACCACAAACCTTTTGCCTTCCACTGACGTTTGATGAAGGATTTCTCCAAAAATCACCTTGGCTTTGGTAGCTGCGATCGGTTCCAAATCCTCGATTTTAATTTTTGTCAAAGGTATAACCTCTTTAAAACCTTTAATCTCTTAGATGCTTATCTATATTCCTACAATATGTCTTTAAAATCAATCTCTTTTTTAGATCCGGGCTATTGATCTCTTAGAGGCCATACCGGCGGAGCATTTGTCGAAGGTGGCGAGCTTAAGGTCCTCTCTTTAGCCGGGCCTGTCTGACATCAAAATGGTTGAGAGAATATGAGTAAATATTTTAGGGGGCTTCTAAAATTGAGCCGTTAAAATAGCTTCGTCTAGAAAATCTGTGGGTGAACGATTGAGCCCATTTGAGATAACAAACTGTTTTTTCATAGAAAATTATACGTCAGGAGCAAATATTTTTCAGTCTCAGATGATAAGCGTTGGCCGGTTCGGCGGTGCGATGAGAATGGGCCTCTAAAAAGCTCGTCGGAATTGCGCCGCCGAACCGGCCGGCGCTCCGGAGATAAAAATATGGTTTGACAACACACAGATTTTTTCAAAGAACCAAAAAATAATTTGTCAAGGGTGAACGATGTGGGCGCCTTCACCCCTGACAAGTCAACTAAACAAAGGCCGCCTCAATTAAGCGCCTCCTGATTTACTAATACATTAAAAAGTAACAAATTGTTTTATTTCTTAATCAAGATTATTTCCCTGCACTGGCTTAAAAGCTCTAGTCAGACGTTTGGCTCGGCCCCCTTTCAGCTTGGTTTGTTGCGACAGTCGACACCATAGGGGCTATCATTTCTTCAATCGGGCCCTTACGTCTTTTCAGGGTCAGAGCCAGGCCGGCGCCCACCAGGAGCATGATCCCGGCCAGGATGAATGAGGAATCAAAGCTGCCTGTGGCTGTCTTGAGCATCTGGGATAGCCGCCCCATGACAAAACCGCCCACTCCCCAGGCTGTGAAAACCAAGCCGTAGTTTATGCCAAAGTCCCGAAGGCCCCAGTAATCCTTGGTAAAGGAGGGGAAGAGTGCGAGATTGGTGCCATAGTTGAATCCGATTATGGTTGTCAGCACAACCAAGGCCACGGCACTGTTGACTTTCATCAGGGGGATGGCGATAAACATGAGCACGGCCTGAAATGTCAGCATGATGACCAGTGTTAACTTGCGGCCGATGCGGTCGGAGATAATTCCAGCCAGGATGCGACCGGAGGCGTTGCCCACGGCCATCAAGGCCACGACCAGGAAAGCCATTTCGCCGAGGCTCTTTTTAGCCATGCCTGCCACCGAGCCGATGACCATCAGCCCTGCCCCAGCGCCGATGAAATAGGACAGCCATATGATATAGAATGATCCTGTCTTTAGCATCTGACCCGGACTGAAAGCGTCTTCTAAAACCGGGGCAGCCGGGTTTGTGTCCGCCGTCGAGGTGCCGGGCACATAGCCTTGGGGAGGGTTTGTCAAAAGAAGGGCCAGGCCGCAGACGACGATAAAAAAGGCCACGCCAAAAAATAGCATTGCACTTTGCAGTCCCCAGACGCCAACGAGATATTTGGACAATGGGGCGATGTACACCGAGGCCAGGCCGAATCCCGATACAACCAGTCCAGCAATGAGACCGGTCCTGGCCGGGGGGAACCATTTCAGGGCCGGAGGTGTGGCCGAGGCGTATCCAAAGCCGATGCCAACGCCTGCCAGCACCCCGAATCCTAAAATCCAAACAATATAGCTGGCCGTTTGAGAAATCCAGATGAATCCGATTCCAACCAGAATTCCTCCGATGATGGCGGTGATACGCGGTCCAATTTTATCCTGACACTTGCCTGCCAGAATCATGGTAAAAGCAAAAACGATGCAGCATATGGCATAAGGGTCGTTCAAAGAGGCTGGAGACCAATTGAAGCTGCCCGGCCCACCGGTCTCGATGGATTTCTTGATAGCTTCCTTAAAAATGGACCAGGTATAGAGAATCCCCAAAGCCAGGTTGATCCCTGTACCGGAAAACGTGACAACCCAACCCCTGTTCCGGCTCGCTGAGGTCATATCTTTCCCCTTTCTGAAGGTTGTTCAGGTTGGTGGGCCAGGACCATCAAGGTCCCGGCCCCTGGGAATCACTCTTGTAGGCTCTGACGTCCTTCGATCAAGGCTTGCAGGACCTCGGGATCGGCGATGGTTGAGGTATCGCCAAGGTCGGTTGTTATCCCGGCAGCGATCTTCTGAAGGATGCGGCGCATAATTTTGCCGCTGCGGGTCTTAGGCAGGCCGCTGGCCCACTGGATCACGTCAGGATTGGCAATGGGTCCAATCTCCTTTCTAACAAGCTGTACAAGCTCTTTTTTCAGTTCCTCCGAAGGCTCAACCCCCGTGTTCAGAGTAACAAAGGCATAGATGCCTTGGCCCTTGATCTTGTGGGGGAAGCCAACGACCGCGGCTTCGGCTACCTCAGCATGGAGAACCAGAGCCGATTCGATTTCCGCGGTGCCGAGGCGGTGGCCGGAGACGTTGATGACGTCATCAATGCGGCCGATGATCCAGAAGTAACCATCCTCGTCCTGCTTGGCTCCATCGCCGGTGAAGTACATGCCAGGCGCCTGGCTGAAGTAGACCTCCTTAAATCGCTCGTGGTCGCCGTATAGCGTCCGCGCTATGCCTGGCCAGGAGCGTTTGATGAACAGAGCCCCTTCCTGGTTCGGGTATTGAACGGGCTCACCAGTCTCAATGTCCATTATGACCGGCTCTACGCCAAAGAAAGGGAACGAGCAGGAGCCGGGCTTAATCGGCCCCACACCGGGCAGAGGGGTAATGAGGATGCTGCCTGTCTCGGTCTGCCACCAGGTGTCCATAATCGGACACCAATCCCGGCCAATGTAATGATAGTACCATCTCCAGGCCTCGGGATTGATTGGCTCGCCCACGGTCCCAAGAAGCTTGAGCGTGGAAACATCATGTTTCTGCGCCAACTCCGCCCCCTCTTTGGCAATGGCCCGGATGGCCGTGGGCGCGGTGTAAAACTTATTGACTTTATATTTTTCCACCACGGCCCAGAAACGATCGAAGGCCGGGTATGAGGGGACGCCTTCGAACAGGACCGATGTCAGACCTTCGATCAGAGGACCGTAAACAATGTAAGTATGGCCGGTGACCCAGCCAATGTCCGCGGTGCACCACCAGACTTCATCATCTTTGAGATCGAAAACAAGCCTGACCGTCATGGCCGCCTGCAAGAGGTAGCCAGCGTGCGTATGAAGGACCCCTTTGGGCTTGCCAGTGGAACCGGAAGTATAAAGGATAAACAGCGGATCCTCAGCATCCATGCGTTCGGGCTCGACGTAATCGGGCAAGTCGGGCTGAGCCAGCGCTTCGTGCCACCAAACATCCAGGTCCGAATTAACATTAATATCCAGATCACAATGCTTATAAATAAGAACCGCCTCAACTTCGGAAACCCCTTCTAACGCTTTATCCACGTTTGCCTTAAGGGGGATGGCCCTGCCACCCCGGAAGCCGCCGTCCGCAGTGATGATGATGCGCGGTTTACAATCCTCGATCCGGTCGGCCAGGGACTCGGCGCTGAAACCTCCAAAGACCACAGAGTGGATAGCCCCGATTCTGGCACAAGCCAGCATGGCAACTGGTAATTGAAGGATCATAGGCATGTAGATAATGATCCGGTCGCCTTTATTAATACCCCGGGACTTCAAAAAGGCGGCCAGCTTATTAACCCGCTCATATAAATCCCGGTAGGTGATAGCTTCTGATTTCTCCGGGTCATCACCCTCCCAGTGATAGGCCACCTTATTTCCTATCTTATCCAGATGGCGGTCGAGACAGTCGTATGACGCGTTTAACATCCCACCGCCGAACCATTCAATATTGCCTTCATATAAGTCTTCGCGCAACACGAAGTCCCACTCCTTGAACCAGGTGAGGTGTTTTTTCGCCTGCTCAGCCCAAAAGGTATCCGGGTCTTCCAATGACTGCCGGTACATTTCCTCATACTGTTCCTTGCTGTTCACATAAGCAACTTTTCTATACTCGTCCAGATGGACGTCATACCATTTCTGTTCGGTTTCCATACATTCCTCCTCCTTTCAGGTTTAACCTTATATATATCGCTTTACCAAACGTCAATAGCTAAAGATTGACCAAGCAAGGAAAGTAAATTACATCCAAGCCGGTCACTCTGTCGCCATAACATTATTGAAAAAGGTTTTTCCATAACCACGGAATCATCTGTTCATAATAACCCGCTCTGTAAAGGCACAGGGGCTGAAGTTAAAATTCGCGGCTATCTGTCAAAATGGCCCCTGTGCACCTGCCTCAAATCGTCACTAATGACAAACCGAGCCCCAGAGTCAAACCTCGCTGGCTCAGATATGAGAGAAAATTCATTGCAGGCTTGGCCTGGCCTTATTAAATCAGCCTCTTTATCCAATACCTCCCCCTGACTGTGCGTTTGATCGAACACGGTGCTAGGCCGCATCGCTCTGTTTATCTCTGTTAAGACGACACTATCACCCTGTGTTGTTTTTCGCCAGTCTCCATCCCAGTTTAAGCAAAACCCAGGCCAAGAAACCTCTACCGAACGCCTGACACTAACTAATTTTTATTAGTGAACTACCACCGAGCGAGCTCGGTGGCTCCTAGGCCGAACAAGTTCGGCTGATCGCTGTGTGCTGACTATGCCAGCACACTACGATTATTATGGGACTCGCTGTCCCCTAAAACCCCTGCTCATAGCGGATGCCATTCATCCCACAAGCAAGCTTGTGGGTTTTCTGGCATAATTATATATAATGATCTTTATTCATCTTAGCATCCTCGTTATCGTGGTTGTCTCGATATTCATATCAAGACACCTGATTAAAAAACTTTTTACAACCCGTAAAAAAAGCTGACACCTTAACTAACCTTGGTTTGGAGCATCGCACCTCACTCCCAAAAAAAACAAATAATTATATATATTAAGAAGTTGGTAATCTAAAGGCGTGTAATTCCCTGCCAAAACAATCGCTCTGGCACAAGCCGGCCATAACTACCGCCCAGGTATCACAGTCTTATCTATCTGATATCTAATTTATTTTAATGTTTGGCACTTATGCCTTTTCGGTAATATCAACCATCTCCTTGGCATAGATTTTGATAAAATACCAAAATAGATAGGGCTTCATGACATGCCTCCACCCTGCTGAGCTAGAACTGAAAAGCGGGATTTCTGAAGATCATAAAGGGGCCTTATCGAGTATTGAAAACCGTGCCTGGCGTGCCAGGATCAAATTTTTTCTTGATTGCTTTAGAGGAGGAAGATTCGATGTTACAAGGGGCAGCCTTGAATTCGGAAAAAGTCAAGGAGCAGGAATTCACGGCTGAAGAGCTGGCCGCTGTTGATACTATCATTGAGCGCTACAAACTGAAACCCGGATCACTCATCCCTATTCTGGAGGAGATTCAGGAAACCATTGGATACCTTCCGAAATTAATTCAAAAGAGGGTCGCCCTTGACCTGAAAATTCCTTTCACTGAAGTATACGGGGTCGTTACCTTCTACTCATTTTTTACGATGGCGCCCAGAGGCAGGCATACCATTCGAGTTTGTCTGGGCACGGCTTGCTATGTCCGGGGAGGCCAAAAGAACCTTGACATGCTTACTAAAATCTTAAAAGTGGCTCCCGGGGAAACTACTGATGATAGACGTTTTTCGCTGGAAACAGTCCGTTGCCTGGGGGCATGCGGTTTAGCCCCCACCATGATCATTGATAACGATACTTATCGCCAGGTGAAATCTTCCAGGCTCTCCGACATCATCAAGGACTACGACTGATCAAGGAGCAAACTGATGTTAAAGCTGAAGGTAAAGGATCTCGACCGAATGAAAAAGGAGGTCCTTAAATCGTCGGCCTTGAAGGCGGCAAATAAAAAGGCCCGAATCACAGTGCATATGGGAACCTGCGGCATCTCCTCCGGTGCAGATAAAATTTATAAAACACTTAAGGCAGAGCTGGATCGCTCAGGAAGTGATGGAATCTCCATCGTTACCTCCGGATGCGCTGGTATCTGCAACAAAGAACCACTGATCACGGTAGAGAGACTGGGAGAGGAGCCCATCAAGTACGCGGAATTAACCGAGGAAAAAGCTCGGGAAATCTTTCAAAAGCATGTCTTGAACGGACAGTTGCAGACCGACTGGGTATTTGCCAGGGGATGGGAACAAAAGGATAAGGATTTTAAAAAGCCGCCTAAACCTGGTACTGAGGACATCTCTTCTATCCACGACATCCCGTTCTTCGACTTGCAGGAACTCCGTGTCATGCGAAACCGCGGTCTGATTCAGGCGGAGAGTATCGAGGAATACATTGCCAGGGATGGATACGCCGCAGCAGCCAAGGCCCTGCACAAGATGACCCCTGATGAGATCATCGGCGAGATAAAGGAGTCCGGGCTGAGAGGTCGTGGAGGGGCTGGATTTCCTACCGGCATGAAACTGGAATTTACAGCCAGATCAAAAGGAGAAATCAAGTTCGTCCTGTGTAACGCTGATGAAGGCGACCCTGGAGCCTTTATGGATCGTTGTGTCTTAGAGTCTGACCCCCATGCGGTCATCGAAGGCATGATTATCGCGGCCAGAGCCATCGGGGCTCACCAGGGCTATATCTACTGCCGCGCGGAATATCCGTTAGCGGTCAAGATGTTGAATCTCGCCATCGAAAAGGCCCGAAACTACGGGCTTCTGGGCAACGATATCCTTGAATCCGGATTCGCATTTGATCTCGAAGTTTATCGTGGCGCTGGCGCCTTTGTCTGCGGCGAGGAAACGGCGCTCATGACCTCCATTGAAGGCAAACGAGGCGTGCCCAGGCCCAGGCCGCCTTTTCCCGCTGTCCAGGGCCTGTGGAAGAAACCCACGGTGCTCAATAACGTTGAAACCCTAGCCAACATTGCCCAAATCATTCTCCACGGCGGTAAATGGTACGCCAGCCTCGGCACCCAGAGGAGCAAGGGGACCAAGGTCTTTGCCCTCACTGGAGATGTCAATAATGTGGGACTCGTGGAAGTGCCTATGGGGATGCCAATTGGGACCATTATTTATGACATCGGGGGAGGTATTCCCAATGGAAAACGGTTCAAGGCGGTTCAGTTAGGCGGTCCTTCTGGCGGGTGCATACCGACTGAGCATCTCAATGCGCCAGTGGACTACGAATCTATTATAGACCTGGGCGCTATCGTCGGATCGGGCGGCATGATCGTCATGGACGAGGATAAGTGCCTCGTGGACGTGGCCCGATTCTTCATGGAATTTTGTGTCGAGGAATCCTGCGGGAAATGCACGGCCTGCCGGGTGGGCACCCGGAAGATGCTGGAGATATTGACCAGAATCTGTGAGGGACAAGGCAGGGAAGGCGACATTGAAACCCTGGAGAAGTGGGCTGAAATCGTTCAAAACACGGCCCTGTGCGGCCTGGGACAGACGGCGCCCAATCCGGTATTGTCCACCCTTCGCTACTTTCGGGATGAGTACGAAGCCCATATCCGTGATAAGCGATGCCCGGCGGTGGTATG
This DNA window, taken from Deltaproteobacteria bacterium, encodes the following:
- the acs gene encoding acetate--CoA ligase, with protein sequence METEQKWYDVHLDEYRKVAYVNSKEQYEEMYRQSLEDPDTFWAEQAKKHLTWFKEWDFVLREDLYEGNIEWFGGGMLNASYDCLDRHLDKIGNKVAYHWEGDDPEKSEAITYRDLYERVNKLAAFLKSRGINKGDRIIIYMPMILQLPVAMLACARIGAIHSVVFGGFSAESLADRIEDCKPRIIITADGGFRGGRAIPLKANVDKALEGVSEVEAVLIYKHCDLDINVNSDLDVWWHEALAQPDLPDYVEPERMDAEDPLFILYTSGSTGKPKGVLHTHAGYLLQAAMTVRLVFDLKDDEVWWCTADIGWVTGHTYIVYGPLIEGLTSVLFEGVPSYPAFDRFWAVVEKYKVNKFYTAPTAIRAIAKEGAELAQKHDVSTLKLLGTVGEPINPEAWRWYYHYIGRDWCPIMDTWWQTETGSILITPLPGVGPIKPGSCSFPFFGVEPVIMDIETGEPVQYPNQEGALFIKRSWPGIARTLYGDHERFKEVYFSQAPGMYFTGDGAKQDEDGYFWIIGRIDDVINVSGHRLGTAEIESALVLHAEVAEAAVVGFPHKIKGQGIYAFVTLNTGVEPSEELKKELVQLVRKEIGPIANPDVIQWASGLPKTRSGKIMRRILQKIAAGITTDLGDTSTIADPEVLQALIEGRQSLQE
- a CDS encoding NAD(P)H-dependent oxidoreductase subunit E, translating into MLQGAALNSEKVKEQEFTAEELAAVDTIIERYKLKPGSLIPILEEIQETIGYLPKLIQKRVALDLKIPFTEVYGVVTFYSFFTMAPRGRHTIRVCLGTACYVRGGQKNLDMLTKILKVAPGETTDDRRFSLETVRCLGACGLAPTMIIDNDTYRQVKSSRLSDIIKDYD
- a CDS encoding FAD-dependent oxidoreductase; protein product: MLKLKVKDLDRMKKEVLKSSALKAANKKARITVHMGTCGISSGADKIYKTLKAELDRSGSDGISIVTSGCAGICNKEPLITVERLGEEPIKYAELTEEKAREIFQKHVLNGQLQTDWVFARGWEQKDKDFKKPPKPGTEDISSIHDIPFFDLQELRVMRNRGLIQAESIEEYIARDGYAAAAKALHKMTPDEIIGEIKESGLRGRGGAGFPTGMKLEFTARSKGEIKFVLCNADEGDPGAFMDRCVLESDPHAVIEGMIIAARAIGAHQGYIYCRAEYPLAVKMLNLAIEKARNYGLLGNDILESGFAFDLEVYRGAGAFVCGEETALMTSIEGKRGVPRPRPPFPAVQGLWKKPTVLNNVETLANIAQIILHGGKWYASLGTQRSKGTKVFALTGDVNNVGLVEVPMGMPIGTIIYDIGGGIPNGKRFKAVQLGGPSGGCIPTEHLNAPVDYESIIDLGAIVGSGGMIVMDEDKCLVDVARFFMEFCVEESCGKCTACRVGTRKMLEILTRICEGQGREGDIETLEKWAEIVQNTALCGLGQTAPNPVLSTLRYFRDEYEAHIRDKRCPAVVCSNLFKTPCQHACPAEMDVVSYVALVRAGRLDDAYKVLLKTNPFPSVCGRVCNHRCESKCRRGTLDQPVSIKFLKRFITDNGSKPEVEKVPVTRQEKIAVIGAGPSGMTAARELALRGYAVTVFEDLPQAGGMLRWGIPEYRLPRDILQAEIDNILTLGVELCCNTKVGREVSWESIRKDFDVIYLSIGAQNSTKLSVEGEDLAGVVGAVEFLRELNMGGNPSVGKRVAVIGGGNSAIDASRCALRLGAEEVMILYRRLRPDMPAQEEEIEAAEDEGVKIEYLVKPLRFLSNNGRVRKVVCQRMSLGDFDASGRRKPVPIEDDYRTLDVDQVIVATGQSTDLAFAVQNGDINVSKRNLVEIEAGTCTRAGEAMIFAGGDVVTGPDTVIGAIAAGRKAAAEIDTAVRERNGESAYSPLPEEEIDIPKVIDEEIQERPRKIMPNVPAAERVRDFREVELGFSKEAALAEACRCLRCDLTAEEEV